From Streptomyces sp. 6-11-2, one genomic window encodes:
- a CDS encoding serine/threonine-protein kinase has protein sequence MSDAERAGTPRQDTRQDSLQDRSERLLAGRYRLGKVLGRGGMGTVWRAEDETLGRTVAVKELRFPSNIDEDEKRRLITRTLREAKAIARIRDTSAVTVFDVVDEDDRPWIVMELVEGKSLAEAIREDGLLEPRRAAEVGLAVLDVLRSAHGQGILHRDVKPSNVLIADDGRVVLTDFGIAQVEGDPSITSTGMLVGAPSYISPERARGHKPGPAADLWSLGGLLYAAVEGIPPYDKGSAIATLTAVMTEPLEEPRNAGPLRDVIHGLLNKDPVERLDDAGARAMLNAVVNAPEQKDAEPEPPADATKVVPLPPQPDGRSRKGGSGRSGPGSGSKRGEEAGDRLRGALRSVRKGAVAPGPNPSAAAGAGSGSASAGTGPAGSGSAAGARTEPPAAGTKAASASGSGAGGAQAGRSGSGWPVMAPPDLDLPPRPAPRASLTDVVPRRTLVIVAVVVVLAVIGTVLAFTLGGDDKGGDDKNAADRTAATAGSSAGTSTKKDPSDEAATGGDRSGSATEADGSGGTPATDTDAGKSGEGSGAGSDSGSGSDAGSDSGGDRSGDDDGAAVASTYKGAQGFSIGLPEGWKYASTDSAGVRFTGPDGQRLLVAWTTTPKGDPVTDWTNQEKYMVRSQYKRVRIEKVEYRGWNTADWEFTYADGRTKYRTIDRGFVVNDHLGHALMYSAKAATWDSDLRKSTWKTLTGTFQPKK, from the coding sequence ATGTCGGACGCGGAGCGGGCGGGCACACCCCGTCAGGACACTCGTCAGGACTCTCTGCAGGACAGGAGTGAGCGTCTTCTCGCCGGGCGCTACCGGCTGGGGAAGGTACTCGGCCGCGGCGGCATGGGCACGGTGTGGCGGGCCGAGGACGAGACCCTGGGCCGGACCGTGGCCGTCAAGGAGCTGCGGTTCCCGTCGAACATCGACGAGGACGAGAAGCGGCGGCTGATCACGCGTACGCTGCGCGAGGCCAAGGCGATCGCGCGCATCCGCGACACCAGCGCGGTGACCGTCTTCGACGTGGTCGACGAGGACGACCGTCCGTGGATCGTCATGGAGCTCGTCGAGGGCAAGTCTCTCGCCGAAGCCATCCGGGAGGACGGGCTGCTGGAGCCGCGGCGGGCGGCCGAGGTCGGGCTCGCGGTCCTCGACGTGCTGCGCTCCGCGCACGGCCAGGGCATCCTGCACCGTGACGTGAAGCCGTCCAACGTGCTCATCGCCGACGACGGCCGGGTCGTCCTCACCGACTTCGGCATCGCGCAGGTCGAGGGCGACCCGTCCATCACCTCCACCGGCATGCTCGTCGGCGCCCCCTCCTACATCTCCCCGGAGCGGGCCCGCGGGCACAAGCCCGGACCGGCGGCCGACCTGTGGTCGCTCGGCGGCCTGCTCTACGCGGCGGTGGAGGGCATCCCGCCGTACGACAAGGGCTCGGCGATCGCCACCCTGACCGCGGTGATGACCGAACCGCTGGAGGAGCCCAGGAACGCCGGGCCACTCAGGGACGTCATCCACGGCCTGCTCAACAAGGACCCGGTCGAGCGGCTCGACGACGCGGGCGCCCGGGCCATGCTCAACGCCGTCGTCAACGCGCCCGAGCAGAAGGACGCCGAGCCGGAGCCGCCCGCGGACGCGACCAAGGTCGTCCCGCTGCCCCCGCAGCCGGACGGGCGTTCCCGCAAAGGCGGTTCGGGACGTTCCGGTCCGGGTTCCGGGAGCAAGCGGGGCGAGGAGGCGGGCGATCGGCTGCGCGGGGCGCTGCGCTCGGTGCGCAAGGGCGCCGTGGCGCCGGGGCCGAACCCCTCGGCGGCAGCCGGGGCCGGTTCCGGCTCGGCATCCGCCGGCACGGGTCCGGCGGGCTCCGGCTCCGCGGCCGGGGCCCGTACGGAGCCTCCGGCGGCCGGGACGAAGGCCGCGTCCGCCTCGGGCAGTGGCGCCGGTGGTGCGCAGGCGGGGCGGTCCGGTTCGGGGTGGCCCGTGATGGCCCCGCCGGACCTGGACCTGCCGCCGCGCCCGGCGCCCAGGGCGTCGCTCACCGACGTGGTGCCTCGGCGGACGCTGGTGATCGTCGCGGTGGTCGTGGTGCTCGCGGTGATCGGCACCGTGCTCGCCTTCACGCTCGGCGGTGACGACAAGGGCGGCGACGACAAGAACGCGGCCGACCGCACGGCCGCCACCGCCGGTTCGTCCGCGGGCACCTCCACCAAGAAGGACCCGAGCGACGAGGCCGCCACGGGCGGGGACCGGTCCGGCTCCGCGACGGAGGCCGACGGCTCCGGCGGCACACCGGCCACGGACACCGACGCCGGGAAGTCGGGCGAGGGCTCCGGTGCGGGTTCCGATTCCGGTTCCGGTTCCGATGCGGGTTCCGATTCCGGCGGGGACAGGTCCGGGGACGACGACGGTGCCGCCGTGGCGTCGACGTACAAGGGTGCGCAGGGCTTCTCCATCGGGCTGCCCGAGGGCTGGAAGTACGCGAGCACCGACTCCGCGGGGGTCCGCTTCACCGGCCCCGACGGGCAGCGGCTGCTCGTCGCCTGGACGACCACGCCCAAGGGCGACCCGGTGACCGACTGGACCAACCAGGAGAAGTACATGGTGCGCTCCCAGTACAAGAGGGTGCGCATAGAGAAGGTGGAGTACCGCGGCTGGAACACCGCCGACTGGGAGTTCACCTACGCTGACGGCAGGACCAAGTACCGCACCATAGACCGCGGGTTCGTGGTGAACGACCACCTCGGCCACGCGCTGATGTACAGCGCGAAGGCCGCGACGTGGGACAGCGACCTGCGCAAGAGCACCTGGAAGACGCTGACGGGGACCTTCCAGCCCAAGAAGTAG